A window of Cryptomeria japonica chromosome 3, Sugi_1.0, whole genome shotgun sequence contains these coding sequences:
- the LOC131050925 gene encoding ubiquitin carboxyl-terminal hydrolase 2 isoform X3 produces the protein MGKKAKKKIHKKPVQKPKKLQPSNAIAKTENTESIETIISEKACKHLDKGIDLEKLNNQLGKSPVLKCQGCLKCGIGGKKEKKGKAKHVKNKGGSKDLRHLPSGSIWVCLACGQLGCGGEEKGLSSNGHAWQHWLYAHHPYAVQCNANDILGCWCFLCKTTVQDNSVVDREESCQSLQLQALKLVQEKLLNQTMISDANGGPIWSGENATSDTENNQPQDLDGSSEDVFWSGRHIVRGMMNLGNTCFFNSVVQNLLALDVLCDHFLNSGEFLEGPMTSALRKLYFETSSEGLGQGDLTKSRKGTKVNGTINPNALFCAICDKALQFKGFQQQDSHELWRYLLDCLRTEELCIIKSKGTVSLDFRASKDNADENTDHLTSTPDIITLVDRVFDGQLCSTVCCCNCGHSSMVYEPFFDLQLQIPTKQTAEKVSLPRYRGSSSPKAKLKNNARTSKKGNSTGKRRSGICDAQADVPSQEISPSCAEDRNPYTGERAENVSAPQENIEWIEPVLQEDIGCNGSARQGDTGWNGFAPREDNIWNTSASQEDTVWMDYLRSGSESDDILNQDISQTSENVQQVENHCAGIVNLECGFIASDGSETEHPPLVVGDSDVLLLPYKEVDLISDQGLQAKEESLELAQEPEKALGNHFNVTVSCTDPEPFDGFGQLFEEEETVHTQKKGGSEDFLHNASGNDFLYTDSSIVATETIKDIMDTVVTPMSLDGCLIDFTRAELLTGENAWKCEKCYSKVVESSGKPEKREAKPNQGMKTKKRSTVGSAINVSDVSSICGTHVNVEEQKLVSQDKVRDAELKVLTITNSSGLSALKADNTELCSGTIRCSDIDESIRGNWQGMNEAKFDHTGVLSSLCLADSEQQPDQEVHQLERTFQGKENIPVNVSLSVSLNDSSGKRVLCSQTEDSCNENLSRTYGSESREGIDGITQAERSASTSFVPKGEGITANLEGHNVHIPKHRSAGKGHVLDKRKSKKTEFNPNTVKQEAIKRYLISKAPSVLVIQLKRFTQDLWGRLSKLSGHVTFQERLDIRPYLDPRRYISEHKHKYFSCKDSR, from the coding sequence ATGGGGAAGAAAGCGAAGAAGAAAATTCACAAAAAACCTGTGCAAAAGCCCAAAAAGTTACAGCCTTCTAATGCCATTGCTAAGACTGAGAACACCGAAAGCATCGAAACAATTATATCAGAAAAGGCCTGCAAACACTTGGATAAGGGTATTGATTTGGAAAAACTAAACAACCAGTTAGGGAAATCACCAGTCCTGAAATGCCAGGGGTGCTTGAAGTGTGGTATTGGtgggaagaaggagaagaaagGGAAGGCTAAACATGTGAAAAATAAAGGAGGATCTAAGGATTTGAGGCATTTGCCCTCAGGAAGCATTTGGGTTTGTTTAGCCTGTGGTCAGTTGGGATGTGGGGGTGAAGAAAAGGGCCTTAGTTCAAATGGGCATGCTTGGCAGCACTGGCTCTATGCACACCACCCTTATGCTGTACAATGCAATGCTAATGACATCCTTGGGTGTTGGTGTTTCCTCTGCAAAACCACCGTGCAAGATAATTCTGTTGTGGACAGGGAAGAGAGCTGTCAGAGCTTGCAGCTGCAAGCCCTTAAGTTGGTTCAGGAGAAACTGCTCAATCAAACTATGATCAGTGATGCCAATGGTGGTCCCATCTGGTCTGGGGAGAATGCGACAAGTGATACTGAAAATAATCAACCTCaggatctggatggaagtagtgagGATGTTTTCTGGAGTGGTAGGCACATTGTTAGAGGTATGATGAATCTTGGTAATACTTGTTTCTTCAATTCGGTTGTGCAGAATTTGCTTGCATTGGATGTGCTTTGTGATCATTTCCTGAATTCTGGTGAATTTCTTGAAGGACCCATGACTTCAGCTCTAAGGAAGCTTTATTTTGAAACAAGTTCAGAGGGGCTGGGGCAAGGAGATCTCACTAAGTCTAGAAAGGGAACGAAAGTGAATGGGACCATCAACCCCAACGCACTTTTCTGTGCCATCTGTGACAAGGCATTGCAATTCAAGGGATTTCAGCAGCAAGATAGCCATGAGTTGTGGAGATATTTACTTGATTGCTTACGTACAGAAGAATTATGTATAATAAAGTCAAAAGGAACTGTATCTTTGGATTTCAGAGCATCTAAGGACAATGCAGATGAAAACACGGACCATTTGACTAGTACACCAGATATAATAACATTAGTGGATCGAGTATTTGATGGTCAATTGTGTAGCACAGTTTGCTGCTGCAATTGTGGTCATTCTTCAATGGTTTATGAACCATTTTTTGATTTGCAACTGCAAATTCCAACTAAACAAACAGCTGAAAAGGTCTCATTGCCCCGTTACAGAGGCTCATCATCTCCCAAAGCAAAGTTGAAGAATAATGCCAGAACCAGTAAGAAAGGAAATTCCACGGGGAAACGAAGATCAGGCATTTGTGATGCTCAAGCAGATGTGCCTTCTCAGGAAATCTCACCATCCTGTGCTGAAGACAGAAATCCATATACAGGAGAAAGAGCTGAGAATGTGTCTGCTccacaagaaaatattgaatggattgAACCTGTTCTACAAGAAGATATTGGATGTAATGGATCTGCTAGGCAAGGAGATACTGGATGGAATGGATTTGCTCCACGAGAAGATAACATATGGAATACATCTGCATCACAAGAAGATACCGTATGGATGGATTATCTTAGATCTGGATCTGAGTCTGATGATATTTTAAATCAAGATATCTCTCAGACATCAGAAAATGTGCAGCAAGTTGAGAACCATTGTGCAGGAATTGTAAATCTTGAATGTGGTTTTATTGCATCTGATGGCTCTGAAACAGAGCATCCTCCCCTTGTTGTTGGGGACTCAGATGTTTTGTTACTTCCTTACAAAGAAGTAGATCTGATATCTGATCAAGGGCTTCAGGCAAAAGAAGAGTCTTTGGAGTTGGCTCAGGAGCCTGAGAAAGCGTTAGGCAATCATTTCAATGTTACTGTCTCATGTACAGATCCGGAGCCTTTTGATGGTTTTGGACAACTGTTTGAGGAGGAAGAAACAGTGCATACTCAGAAAAAAGGAGGGTCTGAGGACTTTTTGCACAATGCAAGTGGCAATGATTTTTTGTATACGGACAGCTCTATTGTAGCTACTGAAACAATCAAAGACATTATGGACACCGTGGTTACACCAATGTCTCTTGATGGTTGCTTGATAGATTTCACAAGGGCAGAGTTACTAACTGGAGAAAATGCATGGAAGTGTGAAAAGTGCTATTCTAAGGTTGTAGAGAGTTCTGGAAAGCCTGAAAAGAGAGAAGCAAAACCAAATCAAGGAATGAAAACTAAGAAAAGGTCGACTGTAGGATCAGCGATCAATGTTTCAGATGTATCTTCAATCTGTGGGACACATGTAAATGTGGAGGAGCAGAAATTAGTCTCACAAGACAAAGTAAGAGATGCAGAGCTTAAAGTTCTCACCATCACAAATAGTTCTGGACTCTCTGCCCTGAAAGCAGATAACACTGAGTTATGTAGTGGTACAATAAGATGCAGTGACATCGATGAAAGCATAAGGGGCAACTGGCAGGGCATGAATGAAGCAAAATTTGACCATACTGGCGTTTTGTCCAGTTTATGTCTTGCAGACAGTGAACAACAACCTGATCAGGAAGTACACCAATTGGAAAGAACATTTCAAGGGAAAGAAAATATCCCTGTGAATGTCTCTCTCAGTGTTAGTTTAAATGATTCTTCTGGTAAAAGAGTTTTATGTAGTCAAACAGAGGATTCTTGTAACGAGAATTTATCAAGAACTTATGGGTCTGAGTCTAGGGAAGGAATTGATGGGATCACTCAAGCTGAGAGATCTGCTTCCACAAGCTTCGTTCCAAAAGGTGAAGGAATTACTGCAAATTTAGAAGGACATAATGTACATATCCCAAAACATAGGTCAGCTGGGAAGGGACATGTACTAgataaaagaaaatcaaagaaaacagAATTCAATCCTAATACTGTGAAACAAGAAGCAATCAAAAGATATCTCATCAGCAAGGCACCATCTGTTCTAGTCATACAACTAAAGAGGTTTACACAAGATCTATGGGGCCGTTTAAGTAAACTGAGTGGCCATGTTACGTTTCAAGAGAGGCTTGATATCAGACCATATTTGGACCCTAG
- the LOC131050925 gene encoding ubiquitin carboxyl-terminal hydrolase 2 isoform X4, with protein sequence MGKKAKKKIHKKPVQKPKKLQPSNAIAKTENTESIETIISEKACKHLDKGIDLEKLNNQLGKSPVLKCQGCLKCGIGGKKEKKGKAKHVKNKGGSKDLRHLPSGSIWVCLACGQLGCGGEEKGLSSNGHAWQHWLYAHHPYAVQCNANDILGCWCFLCKTTVQDNSVVDREESCQSLQLQALKLVQEKLLNQTMISDANGGPIWSGENATSDTENNQPQDLDGSSEDVFWSGRHIVRGMMNLGNTCFFNSVVQNLLALDVLCDHFLNSGEFLEGPMTSALRKLYFETSSEGLGQGDLTKSRKGTKVNGTINPNALFCAICDKALQFKGFQQQDSHELWRYLLDCLRTEELCIIKSKGTVSLDFRASKDNADENTDHLTSTPDIITLVDRVFDGQLCSTVCCCNCGHSSMVYEPFFDLQLQIPTKQTAEKVSLPRYRGSSSPKAKLKNNARTSKKGNSTGKRRSGICDAQADVPSQEISPSCAEDRNPYTGERAENVSAPQENIEWIEPVLQEDIGCNGSARQGDTGWNGFAPREDNIWNTSASQEDTVWMDYLRSGSESDDILNQDISQTSENVQQVENHCAGIVNLECGFIASDGSETEHPPLVVGDSDVLLLPYKEVDLISDQGLQAKEESLELAQEPEKALGNHFNVTVSCTDPEPFDGFGQLFEEEETVHTQKKGGSEDFLHNASGNDFLYTDSSIVATETIKDIMDTVVTPMSLDGCLIDFTRAELLTGENAWKCEKCYSKVVESSGKPEKREAKPNQGMKTKKRSTVGSAINVSDVSSICGTHVNVEEQKLVSQDKVRDAELKVLTITNSSGLSALKADNTELCSGTIRCSDIDESIRGNWQGMNEAKFDHTGVLSSLCLADSEQQPDQEVHQLERTFQGKENIPVNVSLSVSLNDSSGKRVLCSQTEDSCNENLSRTYGSESREGIDGITQAERSASTSFVPKGEGITANLEGHNVHIPKHRSAGKGHVLDKRKSKKTEFNPNTVKQEAIKRYLISKAPSVLVIQLKRFTQDLWGRLSKLSGHVTFQERLDIRPYLDPRVVLMLVT encoded by the coding sequence ATGGGGAAGAAAGCGAAGAAGAAAATTCACAAAAAACCTGTGCAAAAGCCCAAAAAGTTACAGCCTTCTAATGCCATTGCTAAGACTGAGAACACCGAAAGCATCGAAACAATTATATCAGAAAAGGCCTGCAAACACTTGGATAAGGGTATTGATTTGGAAAAACTAAACAACCAGTTAGGGAAATCACCAGTCCTGAAATGCCAGGGGTGCTTGAAGTGTGGTATTGGtgggaagaaggagaagaaagGGAAGGCTAAACATGTGAAAAATAAAGGAGGATCTAAGGATTTGAGGCATTTGCCCTCAGGAAGCATTTGGGTTTGTTTAGCCTGTGGTCAGTTGGGATGTGGGGGTGAAGAAAAGGGCCTTAGTTCAAATGGGCATGCTTGGCAGCACTGGCTCTATGCACACCACCCTTATGCTGTACAATGCAATGCTAATGACATCCTTGGGTGTTGGTGTTTCCTCTGCAAAACCACCGTGCAAGATAATTCTGTTGTGGACAGGGAAGAGAGCTGTCAGAGCTTGCAGCTGCAAGCCCTTAAGTTGGTTCAGGAGAAACTGCTCAATCAAACTATGATCAGTGATGCCAATGGTGGTCCCATCTGGTCTGGGGAGAATGCGACAAGTGATACTGAAAATAATCAACCTCaggatctggatggaagtagtgagGATGTTTTCTGGAGTGGTAGGCACATTGTTAGAGGTATGATGAATCTTGGTAATACTTGTTTCTTCAATTCGGTTGTGCAGAATTTGCTTGCATTGGATGTGCTTTGTGATCATTTCCTGAATTCTGGTGAATTTCTTGAAGGACCCATGACTTCAGCTCTAAGGAAGCTTTATTTTGAAACAAGTTCAGAGGGGCTGGGGCAAGGAGATCTCACTAAGTCTAGAAAGGGAACGAAAGTGAATGGGACCATCAACCCCAACGCACTTTTCTGTGCCATCTGTGACAAGGCATTGCAATTCAAGGGATTTCAGCAGCAAGATAGCCATGAGTTGTGGAGATATTTACTTGATTGCTTACGTACAGAAGAATTATGTATAATAAAGTCAAAAGGAACTGTATCTTTGGATTTCAGAGCATCTAAGGACAATGCAGATGAAAACACGGACCATTTGACTAGTACACCAGATATAATAACATTAGTGGATCGAGTATTTGATGGTCAATTGTGTAGCACAGTTTGCTGCTGCAATTGTGGTCATTCTTCAATGGTTTATGAACCATTTTTTGATTTGCAACTGCAAATTCCAACTAAACAAACAGCTGAAAAGGTCTCATTGCCCCGTTACAGAGGCTCATCATCTCCCAAAGCAAAGTTGAAGAATAATGCCAGAACCAGTAAGAAAGGAAATTCCACGGGGAAACGAAGATCAGGCATTTGTGATGCTCAAGCAGATGTGCCTTCTCAGGAAATCTCACCATCCTGTGCTGAAGACAGAAATCCATATACAGGAGAAAGAGCTGAGAATGTGTCTGCTccacaagaaaatattgaatggattgAACCTGTTCTACAAGAAGATATTGGATGTAATGGATCTGCTAGGCAAGGAGATACTGGATGGAATGGATTTGCTCCACGAGAAGATAACATATGGAATACATCTGCATCACAAGAAGATACCGTATGGATGGATTATCTTAGATCTGGATCTGAGTCTGATGATATTTTAAATCAAGATATCTCTCAGACATCAGAAAATGTGCAGCAAGTTGAGAACCATTGTGCAGGAATTGTAAATCTTGAATGTGGTTTTATTGCATCTGATGGCTCTGAAACAGAGCATCCTCCCCTTGTTGTTGGGGACTCAGATGTTTTGTTACTTCCTTACAAAGAAGTAGATCTGATATCTGATCAAGGGCTTCAGGCAAAAGAAGAGTCTTTGGAGTTGGCTCAGGAGCCTGAGAAAGCGTTAGGCAATCATTTCAATGTTACTGTCTCATGTACAGATCCGGAGCCTTTTGATGGTTTTGGACAACTGTTTGAGGAGGAAGAAACAGTGCATACTCAGAAAAAAGGAGGGTCTGAGGACTTTTTGCACAATGCAAGTGGCAATGATTTTTTGTATACGGACAGCTCTATTGTAGCTACTGAAACAATCAAAGACATTATGGACACCGTGGTTACACCAATGTCTCTTGATGGTTGCTTGATAGATTTCACAAGGGCAGAGTTACTAACTGGAGAAAATGCATGGAAGTGTGAAAAGTGCTATTCTAAGGTTGTAGAGAGTTCTGGAAAGCCTGAAAAGAGAGAAGCAAAACCAAATCAAGGAATGAAAACTAAGAAAAGGTCGACTGTAGGATCAGCGATCAATGTTTCAGATGTATCTTCAATCTGTGGGACACATGTAAATGTGGAGGAGCAGAAATTAGTCTCACAAGACAAAGTAAGAGATGCAGAGCTTAAAGTTCTCACCATCACAAATAGTTCTGGACTCTCTGCCCTGAAAGCAGATAACACTGAGTTATGTAGTGGTACAATAAGATGCAGTGACATCGATGAAAGCATAAGGGGCAACTGGCAGGGCATGAATGAAGCAAAATTTGACCATACTGGCGTTTTGTCCAGTTTATGTCTTGCAGACAGTGAACAACAACCTGATCAGGAAGTACACCAATTGGAAAGAACATTTCAAGGGAAAGAAAATATCCCTGTGAATGTCTCTCTCAGTGTTAGTTTAAATGATTCTTCTGGTAAAAGAGTTTTATGTAGTCAAACAGAGGATTCTTGTAACGAGAATTTATCAAGAACTTATGGGTCTGAGTCTAGGGAAGGAATTGATGGGATCACTCAAGCTGAGAGATCTGCTTCCACAAGCTTCGTTCCAAAAGGTGAAGGAATTACTGCAAATTTAGAAGGACATAATGTACATATCCCAAAACATAGGTCAGCTGGGAAGGGACATGTACTAgataaaagaaaatcaaagaaaacagAATTCAATCCTAATACTGTGAAACAAGAAGCAATCAAAAGATATCTCATCAGCAAGGCACCATCTGTTCTAGTCATACAACTAAAGAGGTTTACACAAGATCTATGGGGCCGTTTAAGTAAACTGAGTGGCCATGTTACGTTTCAAGAGAGGCTTGATATCAGACCATATTTGGACCCTAG
- the LOC131050925 gene encoding ubiquitin carboxyl-terminal hydrolase 2 isoform X2, which translates to MGKKAKKKIHKKPVQKPKKLQPSNAIAKTENTESIETIISEKACKHLDKGIDLEKLNNQLGKSPVLKCQGCLKCGIGGKKEKKGKAKHVKNKGGSKDLRHLPSGSIWVCLACGQLGCGGEEKGLSSNGHAWQHWLYAHHPYAVQCNANDILGCWCFLCKTTVQDNSVVDREESCQSLQLQALKLVQEKLLNQTMISDANGGPIWSGENATSDTENNQPQDLDGSSEDVFWSGRHIVRGPMTSALRKLYFETSSEGLGQGDLTKSRKGTKVNGTINPNALFCAICDKALQFKGFQQQDSHELWRYLLDCLRTEELCIIKSKGTVSLDFRASKDNADENTDHLTSTPDIITLVDRVFDGQLCSTVCCCNCGHSSMVYEPFFDLQLQIPTKQTAEKVSLPRYRGSSSPKAKLKNNARTSKKGNSTGKRRSGICDAQADVPSQEISPSCAEDRNPYTGERAENVSAPQENIEWIEPVLQEDIGCNGSARQGDTGWNGFAPREDNIWNTSASQEDTVWMDYLRSGSESDDILNQDISQTSENVQQVENHCAGIVNLECGFIASDGSETEHPPLVVGDSDVLLLPYKEVDLISDQGLQAKEESLELAQEPEKALGNHFNVTVSCTDPEPFDGFGQLFEEEETVHTQKKGGSEDFLHNASGNDFLYTDSSIVATETIKDIMDTVVTPMSLDGCLIDFTRAELLTGENAWKCEKCYSKVVESSGKPEKREAKPNQGMKTKKRSTVGSAINVSDVSSICGTHVNVEEQKLVSQDKVRDAELKVLTITNSSGLSALKADNTELCSGTIRCSDIDESIRGNWQGMNEAKFDHTGVLSSLCLADSEQQPDQEVHQLERTFQGKENIPVNVSLSVSLNDSSGKRVLCSQTEDSCNENLSRTYGSESREGIDGITQAERSASTSFVPKGEGITANLEGHNVHIPKHRSAGKGHVLDKRKSKKTEFNPNTVKQEAIKRYLISKAPSVLVIQLKRFTQDLWGRLSKLSGHVTFQERLDIRPYLDPRCPDKDNCVYYLRGVVEHMGTMRSGHYVAYVRCCEDENYQDAGRDGQPEKSLWYYASDSHVRRISFSEVLQSEAYLLFYEKHTLC; encoded by the exons ATGGGGAAGAAAGCGAAGAAGAAAATTCACAAAAAACCTGTGCAAAAGCCCAAAAAGTTACAGCCTTCTAATGCCATTGCTAAGACTGAGAACACCGAAAGCATCGAAACAATTATATCAGAAAAGGCCTGCAAACACTTGGATAAGGGTATTGATTTGGAAAAACTAAACAACCAGTTAGGGAAATCACCAGTCCTGAAATGCCAGGGGTGCTTGAAGTGTGGTATTGGtgggaagaaggagaagaaagGGAAGGCTAAACATGTGAAAAATAAAGGAGGATCTAAGGATTTGAGGCATTTGCCCTCAGGAAGCATTTGGGTTTGTTTAGCCTGTGGTCAGTTGGGATGTGGGGGTGAAGAAAAGGGCCTTAGTTCAAATGGGCATGCTTGGCAGCACTGGCTCTATGCACACCACCCTTATGCTGTACAATGCAATGCTAATGACATCCTTGGGTGTTGGTGTTTCCTCTGCAAAACCACCGTGCAAGATAATTCTGTTGTGGACAGGGAAGAGAGCTGTCAGAGCTTGCAGCTGCAAGCCCTTAAGTTGGTTCAGGAGAAACTGCTCAATCAAACTATGATCAGTGATGCCAATGGTGGTCCCATCTGGTCTGGGGAGAATGCGACAAGTGATACTGAAAATAATCAACCTCaggatctggatggaagtagtgagGATGTTTTCTGGAGTGGTAGGCACATTGTTAGAG GACCCATGACTTCAGCTCTAAGGAAGCTTTATTTTGAAACAAGTTCAGAGGGGCTGGGGCAAGGAGATCTCACTAAGTCTAGAAAGGGAACGAAAGTGAATGGGACCATCAACCCCAACGCACTTTTCTGTGCCATCTGTGACAAGGCATTGCAATTCAAGGGATTTCAGCAGCAAGATAGCCATGAGTTGTGGAGATATTTACTTGATTGCTTACGTACAGAAGAATTATGTATAATAAAGTCAAAAGGAACTGTATCTTTGGATTTCAGAGCATCTAAGGACAATGCAGATGAAAACACGGACCATTTGACTAGTACACCAGATATAATAACATTAGTGGATCGAGTATTTGATGGTCAATTGTGTAGCACAGTTTGCTGCTGCAATTGTGGTCATTCTTCAATGGTTTATGAACCATTTTTTGATTTGCAACTGCAAATTCCAACTAAACAAACAGCTGAAAAGGTCTCATTGCCCCGTTACAGAGGCTCATCATCTCCCAAAGCAAAGTTGAAGAATAATGCCAGAACCAGTAAGAAAGGAAATTCCACGGGGAAACGAAGATCAGGCATTTGTGATGCTCAAGCAGATGTGCCTTCTCAGGAAATCTCACCATCCTGTGCTGAAGACAGAAATCCATATACAGGAGAAAGAGCTGAGAATGTGTCTGCTccacaagaaaatattgaatggattgAACCTGTTCTACAAGAAGATATTGGATGTAATGGATCTGCTAGGCAAGGAGATACTGGATGGAATGGATTTGCTCCACGAGAAGATAACATATGGAATACATCTGCATCACAAGAAGATACCGTATGGATGGATTATCTTAGATCTGGATCTGAGTCTGATGATATTTTAAATCAAGATATCTCTCAGACATCAGAAAATGTGCAGCAAGTTGAGAACCATTGTGCAGGAATTGTAAATCTTGAATGTGGTTTTATTGCATCTGATGGCTCTGAAACAGAGCATCCTCCCCTTGTTGTTGGGGACTCAGATGTTTTGTTACTTCCTTACAAAGAAGTAGATCTGATATCTGATCAAGGGCTTCAGGCAAAAGAAGAGTCTTTGGAGTTGGCTCAGGAGCCTGAGAAAGCGTTAGGCAATCATTTCAATGTTACTGTCTCATGTACAGATCCGGAGCCTTTTGATGGTTTTGGACAACTGTTTGAGGAGGAAGAAACAGTGCATACTCAGAAAAAAGGAGGGTCTGAGGACTTTTTGCACAATGCAAGTGGCAATGATTTTTTGTATACGGACAGCTCTATTGTAGCTACTGAAACAATCAAAGACATTATGGACACCGTGGTTACACCAATGTCTCTTGATGGTTGCTTGATAGATTTCACAAGGGCAGAGTTACTAACTGGAGAAAATGCATGGAAGTGTGAAAAGTGCTATTCTAAGGTTGTAGAGAGTTCTGGAAAGCCTGAAAAGAGAGAAGCAAAACCAAATCAAGGAATGAAAACTAAGAAAAGGTCGACTGTAGGATCAGCGATCAATGTTTCAGATGTATCTTCAATCTGTGGGACACATGTAAATGTGGAGGAGCAGAAATTAGTCTCACAAGACAAAGTAAGAGATGCAGAGCTTAAAGTTCTCACCATCACAAATAGTTCTGGACTCTCTGCCCTGAAAGCAGATAACACTGAGTTATGTAGTGGTACAATAAGATGCAGTGACATCGATGAAAGCATAAGGGGCAACTGGCAGGGCATGAATGAAGCAAAATTTGACCATACTGGCGTTTTGTCCAGTTTATGTCTTGCAGACAGTGAACAACAACCTGATCAGGAAGTACACCAATTGGAAAGAACATTTCAAGGGAAAGAAAATATCCCTGTGAATGTCTCTCTCAGTGTTAGTTTAAATGATTCTTCTGGTAAAAGAGTTTTATGTAGTCAAACAGAGGATTCTTGTAACGAGAATTTATCAAGAACTTATGGGTCTGAGTCTAGGGAAGGAATTGATGGGATCACTCAAGCTGAGAGATCTGCTTCCACAAGCTTCGTTCCAAAAGGTGAAGGAATTACTGCAAATTTAGAAGGACATAATGTACATATCCCAAAACATAGGTCAGCTGGGAAGGGACATGTACTAgataaaagaaaatcaaagaaaacagAATTCAATCCTAATACTGTGAAACAAGAAGCAATCAAAAGATATCTCATCAGCAAGGCACCATCTGTTCTAGTCATACAACTAAAGAGGTTTACACAAGATCTATGGGGCCGTTTAAGTAAACTGAGTGGCCATGTTACGTTTCAAGAGAGGCTTGATATCAGACCATATTTGGACCCTAG